In Candidatus Rokuibacteriota bacterium, a single window of DNA contains:
- a CDS encoding nucleotidyltransferase domain-containing protein, which translates to MTRAVSAEQVAQRLADLPADIPALELLVLFGSAAKGRASAGSDVDLAVRCQGAADVDALYLAIAPRLASDRVDLVDLRRAGPLLAFEVARTGKLLFERRSGAFREFQSLASRRYCDAEKLRRSQRRAIQLFLERVGLA; encoded by the coding sequence ATGACACGCGCGGTCAGCGCCGAGCAAGTCGCTCAGCGCCTCGCGGACCTTCCGGCAGACATCCCCGCGCTCGAGCTCCTCGTGCTATTCGGATCGGCGGCCAAGGGTCGGGCCAGCGCCGGTAGCGACGTCGATCTCGCCGTCAGATGCCAGGGCGCGGCCGACGTCGACGCCCTTTACCTCGCCATCGCCCCGCGGCTCGCGAGCGACCGTGTGGACCTGGTGGACCTTCGTCGCGCCGGGCCCTTGCTGGCCTTCGAGGTGGCCCGGACAGGCAAGCTCCTCTTCGAACGGCGCTCCGGAGCCTTCCGGGAGTTCCAGTCGCTGGCCTCACGCCGCTACTGCGACGCCGAGAAGCTCCGCCGCTCCCAGCGGCGGGCCATCCAGCTGTTTCTCGAACGGGTGGGACTGGCGTGA